One segment of Methylocella silvestris BL2 DNA contains the following:
- a CDS encoding GlxA family transcriptional regulator: MRIVILAPQGVQSLDVVGPAEVFWEAARRLGDPFAYEVVVMGATAEPISGTGSLRFLPDCTIDDPDQEIDTLLVGGDPSFDEIDPKVTAWLRRRAPTIRRYGSVCTGVFLLAAAGLLDGRRVTTHWECAAKLKSEYPDVIVDADQIFIREGALCTTAGVTAGMDLALALVEEDYGRNLALIVARYMVMFLKRPGGQSQFSTHLAAQMSGKSAIQQAQEYALQNLATPLSITAMAQQAGMSVRNFARVFRREIKMTPADFVEAARLEAARRSLEDSLTPLQHIATACGFGNSDAMRRAFVRTLGVSPYDYRRRFRSALYKQGVERGCS, encoded by the coding sequence ATGCGGATTGTGATCCTTGCTCCCCAAGGGGTTCAATCGCTTGATGTTGTCGGGCCGGCGGAAGTGTTCTGGGAGGCCGCGCGGCGGCTTGGTGATCCTTTCGCCTATGAGGTCGTCGTCATGGGCGCAACGGCCGAGCCAATCTCAGGAACCGGAAGCCTCCGCTTTCTGCCAGATTGCACCATCGACGATCCGGACCAAGAGATCGATACGCTGCTGGTAGGAGGCGACCCTTCCTTCGACGAAATCGATCCGAAGGTAACGGCGTGGCTGCGCCGCCGCGCGCCGACGATACGGCGTTATGGCTCCGTCTGCACCGGCGTATTTCTGCTTGCCGCCGCCGGCCTGCTCGACGGCCGCAGGGTCACGACCCATTGGGAATGTGCGGCCAAACTGAAAAGCGAATATCCGGATGTCATCGTCGACGCCGACCAGATTTTCATTCGCGAGGGCGCGCTATGCACGACGGCTGGGGTCACCGCCGGCATGGACCTCGCCCTGGCTCTGGTCGAAGAAGACTATGGCCGCAATCTCGCATTGATCGTCGCGCGCTATATGGTGATGTTTCTCAAGCGGCCAGGCGGCCAGTCGCAGTTTAGCACCCATCTGGCCGCGCAGATGTCCGGCAAAAGCGCGATCCAGCAGGCGCAGGAATATGCGCTGCAAAACCTCGCGACGCCGCTGTCGATCACAGCCATGGCGCAGCAGGCGGGAATGAGCGTCCGCAATTTTGCTCGCGTTTTCCGGCGCGAGATCAAGATGACGCCCGCCGATTTCGTCGAGGCGGCGCGTCTTGAGGCCGCTCGCCGAAGCCTCGAGGATTCGCTGACGCCGCTTCAGCACATCGCCACGGCTTGCGGATTCGGCAACAGCGACGCGATGCGCCGAGCTTTCGTTCGCACCCTTGGCGTCAGTCCTTACGACTACCGGCGGCGATTCCGGAGCGCGCTCTATAAGCAGGGCGTTGAACGCGGTTGTAGCTGA
- a CDS encoding nitrile hydratase accessory protein, whose protein sequence is MLTRFEHFAVTSMMGAQDTPPRANGSLCFSQQWEREAFGVALALARDGHFEWEEFRQNLIASIGEWESAHALDDPSWNYYEQWLAAFEKLLVGKGLVSEAEIDARASELQTASPV, encoded by the coding sequence ATGCTGACGCGCTTCGAGCATTTCGCCGTCACGAGCATGATGGGCGCACAAGACACGCCCCCGCGCGCGAATGGCTCCCTTTGTTTCTCGCAGCAATGGGAGCGGGAAGCCTTTGGCGTCGCGCTCGCGCTGGCGCGGGACGGTCATTTCGAGTGGGAGGAGTTTCGCCAGAATCTCATCGCCTCGATCGGCGAATGGGAAAGCGCGCACGCGCTCGATGATCCATCGTGGAACTACTATGAGCAATGGCTCGCCGCGTTCGAGAAGCTGCTTGTTGGCAAGGGTCTCGTGAGCGAAGCGGAAATCGACGCGCGCGCGAGCGAACTGCAAACCGCTTCGCCGGTCTGA
- a CDS encoding TonB-dependent receptor domain-containing protein, translated as MTIVNSAANKAPLINQPRTNMIVDAGLARLATPTPSAAAARPPANPAIDASAIQLARRVFYQMNAAAFAAKGITANQLWQQIKLETSAALDAGLRWTHEVSGLGVFSIEPTGYVSRNDDKGVTYDPGIGIQYAQNVGQSLAYGAQLLGRWKPIDTLDIFASMSYDRNVFVSNPPVLAGASAATVAGANVTGTQLPNVPEWTAALGGTWRYGDFAFTPVANFTGSRWRDTTRTQYLSGYATVDLNFTYQFKLPAAKLEASLTISNLFNAQYIGFMNNSYFQQSTLTNAFYYPGAPRAVVGKIAMKF; from the coding sequence TTGACGATCGTCAACAGCGCCGCGAATAAGGCGCCGCTGATCAATCAGCCGAGAACCAACATGATCGTCGACGCCGGGCTGGCCAGATTGGCGACGCCGACGCCGAGCGCAGCCGCGGCAAGGCCGCCGGCGAATCCGGCGATCGATGCGTCCGCGATTCAGCTTGCCCGTCGTGTATTCTATCAGATGAACGCCGCCGCCTTTGCGGCGAAGGGGATCACCGCCAATCAGCTGTGGCAGCAGATCAAGCTCGAAACGTCAGCGGCGCTCGACGCTGGCCTGCGCTGGACCCATGAAGTCTCCGGCCTCGGCGTCTTCTCGATCGAACCGACGGGCTATGTTTCGCGCAACGACGACAAGGGCGTCACCTATGATCCCGGCATTGGCATCCAATATGCGCAGAACGTCGGCCAGTCGCTCGCCTATGGCGCGCAATTGCTCGGTCGCTGGAAGCCGATCGACACGCTCGATATTTTCGCCTCCATGTCCTATGATCGGAACGTCTTCGTCTCCAATCCGCCAGTGCTTGCCGGCGCATCGGCGGCGACTGTCGCCGGCGCCAATGTCACCGGCACGCAGCTTCCGAACGTTCCGGAATGGACCGCGGCTCTGGGCGGCACGTGGCGCTACGGGGATTTCGCTTTCACGCCCGTCGCCAATTTCACGGGCTCGCGCTGGCGCGATACGACGCGGACGCAATATCTTTCAGGCTATGCGACGGTTGACCTCAACTTCACCTATCAGTTCAAGCTTCCGGCCGCCAAGCTCGAAGCCAGCCTCACCATCAGCAATCTGTTCAACGCGCAATACATCGGATTCATGAATAATTCCTACTTTCAGCAGTCGACTCTGACCAACGCCTTCTACTATCCGGGGGCGCCGCGCGCCGTCGTGGGCAAGATCGCCATGAAGTTCTGA
- a CDS encoding CbtB domain-containing protein, translated as MPASMISSGAAPTVGPAPIPVGEILPWAVFGGLLLLLAVYFVGAEEGATSLIPGMYVHEYLHDGRHLLGFPCH; from the coding sequence ATGCCCGCATCGATGATTTCCAGTGGCGCAGCCCCCACCGTCGGTCCTGCGCCGATTCCCGTAGGCGAGATCCTGCCATGGGCCGTCTTCGGCGGCCTGCTGCTGCTGCTGGCAGTATATTTCGTCGGCGCGGAAGAGGGCGCAACCTCCCTCATTCCCGGCATGTATGTCCATGAATATCTCCATGACGGGCGTCATCTCCTCGGCTTCCCCTGCCACTGA
- a CDS encoding CbtA family protein has product MVGALLLRGMLTGLFAGLLVFGFARVFGEPEIERAIAFEQQMAQGTSEAQEPALVSRETQAGVGLASGVLVYSASIGGLFALIFAFVNGRIGSLGPRGTSALLAISAFVAISIAPFLKYPANPPSVGDPDTIGVRTGLYFVMVIVSVAALAGAVAAARQLAPRLGVWNAAILAGVAFIGAIAVASYALPEINEIPAQFSAPLLWRFRIASLGLHALLWATIGLVFGWLMERGSAQIAVAASAVAALRTREFG; this is encoded by the coding sequence ATGGTTGGAGCCCTTCTTTTGCGCGGCATGTTGACCGGCCTTTTTGCCGGATTGCTCGTCTTCGGATTTGCCCGCGTCTTCGGCGAGCCGGAGATCGAGCGGGCGATCGCGTTCGAACAGCAGATGGCGCAAGGCACGAGCGAGGCCCAAGAGCCTGCGTTGGTTTCTCGGGAGACCCAGGCCGGGGTTGGCCTTGCGTCAGGCGTCTTGGTCTATAGCGCATCGATTGGGGGATTGTTTGCGCTCATATTCGCTTTCGTCAATGGCCGCATCGGATCGCTGGGACCCCGCGGGACATCGGCGCTGCTGGCGATTTCCGCCTTCGTCGCGATCTCGATTGCGCCCTTTCTGAAATATCCTGCAAATCCGCCGTCGGTTGGCGATCCCGACACGATCGGCGTTCGGACAGGGCTCTATTTCGTCATGGTGATCGTCTCGGTCGCTGCGCTCGCCGGCGCCGTTGCGGCCGCGCGACAACTGGCGCCGCGGCTTGGCGTTTGGAACGCCGCGATCCTCGCGGGCGTGGCGTTCATCGGCGCGATCGCGGTAGCTTCCTACGCTCTGCCCGAAATCAATGAAATCCCCGCACAATTCTCGGCGCCGCTGCTTTGGCGGTTCCGCATCGCGTCGCTGGGCCTCCACGCCCTGCTCTGGGCGACCATCGGCCTTGTGTTCGGCTGGTTGATGGAACGCGGCTCTGCGCAGATTGCTGTCGCCGCGTCAGCCGTCGCCGCCCTTAGGACGCGGGAATTCGGCTGA
- a CDS encoding iron chelate uptake ABC transporter family permease subunit, whose product MTIVKFVADPYNQLPVIIYWLMGSLAVLTACGRGLDGLSMGDDEARTLGVPVGLLRYSVIGATTLICALAVSTAGMKSNSPCHQLHALLFGGVTPGEPAARNCPPRVARPMRAWADGSSCALFQWLAVAGVDQLQPRSTPCL is encoded by the coding sequence TTGACGATCGTCAAGTTTGTCGCCGATCCCTATAATCAGCTGCCGGTGATCATCTACTGGCTAATGGGGAGCCTCGCCGTGCTGACCGCCTGCGGGCGAGGTCTCGACGGGCTCTCGATGGGGGACGACGAAGCGAGGACGCTGGGCGTTCCGGTCGGCCTGTTGCGCTATAGCGTCATCGGAGCGACGACGCTCATCTGCGCGCTCGCCGTCTCGACCGCCGGAATGAAATCGAATTCTCCATGCCATCAATTACATGCGCTCCTGTTTGGCGGGGTCACGCCTGGAGAACCCGCAGCCAGAAACTGTCCACCTCGAGTGGCGCGCCCCATGCGCGCCTGGGCGGACGGTTCCAGTTGCGCGCTTTTTCAGTGGCTCGCTGTGGCGGGTGTGGATCAGCTACAACCGCGTTCAACGCCCTGCTTATAG
- a CDS encoding nitrogenase component 1: MGVPPLPPAEPAIALELDAHSVTYRKDPRGRKPKGLAHAAERRGANSADLCQPPVRRAHSDAGRLSFCAGSFLGESVSGWGAAIDLAALSHGPVGCGLFTGASRLSLPGFVQGVESFAAIHACTDLNFGDLDDGGDMKLAQALDELSILFPLAKGFAILNEDPIALIDANVKGVAKEKARSLGRLILPLSCESIRVERRWVVEAAATLKAAANRAPPRRAQRYDVALPFYREASGLVWIVSKLLREIGLTPVHEVTGSSVSDMGRISGCKLVVGFAESLDAPPDRFFGGFAGLLNQWFGTPIQPACFAGPAATDASLRAIAAHFGPRVRDQAERVIAANRKKVEAIVARYRSRLEGRLAVHFTPMSQEQLEPYRLLGLRIGDASGWTAKTGARRTPRLACDAENPSEKAVDSYIRESRPDLVLHFERDEYEWRKRGQNALSLTPLFDRRGNAYWAYDGFELFAAALDHALNTPWRKLLKPPWRRSD, from the coding sequence GTGGGCGTTCCGCCGCTGCCTCCGGCCGAACCCGCCATCGCGCTGGAGCTCGACGCACACTCCGTCACCTACCGCAAGGATCCGAGGGGACGAAAGCCGAAAGGTCTGGCGCATGCGGCAGAGCGGCGCGGAGCGAACTCGGCCGACCTTTGCCAGCCTCCCGTTCGGCGCGCCCATTCCGATGCGGGACGCCTGAGCTTTTGCGCCGGCAGTTTCCTCGGCGAGAGCGTCTCGGGCTGGGGCGCGGCGATCGACCTCGCCGCCCTGTCGCATGGGCCCGTCGGTTGCGGCCTGTTCACGGGCGCGTCTCGCCTCAGCCTGCCGGGCTTCGTGCAGGGCGTCGAAAGTTTCGCCGCAATCCACGCCTGCACCGATCTCAATTTTGGCGACCTCGACGACGGCGGCGATATGAAGCTGGCGCAGGCGCTCGACGAGCTCTCCATCCTGTTTCCTCTCGCAAAGGGGTTCGCCATCCTCAATGAGGATCCGATCGCGCTCATCGACGCCAACGTCAAAGGCGTTGCGAAGGAGAAGGCGAGATCGCTCGGCCGGCTGATCCTGCCGCTCTCTTGTGAAAGCATCAGAGTGGAGCGGCGTTGGGTGGTCGAGGCGGCGGCGACTCTGAAGGCGGCCGCAAACCGTGCGCCGCCGCGGCGCGCGCAGCGGTATGACGTCGCGCTGCCATTCTACAGGGAAGCCTCGGGACTTGTGTGGATCGTCAGCAAATTGTTGCGCGAGATCGGCCTGACGCCCGTGCATGAGGTCACGGGATCAAGCGTGAGCGACATGGGCCGCATCAGCGGATGCAAGCTTGTCGTCGGCTTTGCCGAAAGCCTCGACGCGCCGCCCGATCGCTTTTTCGGCGGCTTTGCCGGCCTGCTGAACCAATGGTTCGGAACGCCCATTCAACCCGCCTGTTTCGCGGGGCCAGCTGCGACGGACGCTTCGCTGCGGGCGATCGCCGCGCATTTTGGCCCGCGCGTCCGCGATCAGGCCGAGCGCGTGATCGCCGCAAACCGCAAAAAAGTCGAAGCCATCGTCGCACGGTATCGGTCGCGCCTCGAGGGCCGGCTGGCCGTCCATTTCACCCCGATGTCGCAAGAGCAGCTTGAACCCTATCGACTGCTCGGGCTCAGGATCGGCGACGCCTCAGGCTGGACAGCGAAGACCGGAGCGCGGCGAACGCCGCGGCTCGCCTGCGACGCGGAGAATCCCAGCGAGAAGGCTGTTGATTCCTACATTCGCGAGTCAAGGCCTGATCTCGTGCTGCATTTCGAGCGCGACGAATATGAATGGCGCAAGCGCGGACAGAATGCGCTGTCCCTGACGCCGCTCTTCGACCGACGGGGCAATGCCTACTGGGCTTACGACGGCTTCGAGCTTTTCGCCGCCGCGCTTGACCACGCGCTCAATACGCCATGGCGCAAACTGCTGAAGCCGCCTTGGCGGCGATCCGACTGA
- a CDS encoding ABC transporter ATP-binding protein — protein MNSPAVLIGDLGYFYQAERWILRHLDLCVPRGSIFAILAPNGRGKTTLLQLLLGALKPREGSIKVDGRCAFVPQLFEVSFDYSVLDMVLMGRARRIGLFSQPAREDEAAALEALERFGLGDYASRAFHELSGGQRQLVVFARAIVAEAEILILDEPTSALDLRHQALILKWVGTLSREHGLTIVMTTHHPHHALAVADAALLMQGEADYTTGPVSQILTEASLGRLYGAPLKRLSFEHEGRRIETFAAIPPVRSSAGKDHWGDAS, from the coding sequence GTGAATAGTCCCGCAGTCCTCATCGGCGATCTCGGCTATTTCTACCAGGCCGAGCGCTGGATTCTCCGCCATCTCGACCTGTGCGTCCCCCGAGGATCGATCTTCGCCATTCTGGCTCCCAATGGACGCGGCAAGACTACACTGTTGCAGCTTCTTCTCGGCGCGCTGAAGCCGCGTGAAGGCTCGATCAAGGTCGATGGCCGCTGCGCCTTCGTGCCGCAACTGTTCGAGGTCAGCTTCGATTACTCCGTCCTCGACATGGTGTTGATGGGCCGCGCGCGAAGAATCGGGCTGTTCTCGCAGCCCGCGCGCGAAGACGAGGCGGCGGCCCTCGAAGCCCTTGAGCGTTTCGGGCTGGGAGATTATGCTAGCAGGGCCTTCCATGAGCTCTCGGGCGGCCAGCGCCAGCTCGTCGTCTTCGCCCGCGCCATCGTCGCAGAGGCCGAAATCCTGATCCTCGATGAGCCCACCTCGGCGCTCGACCTCAGGCATCAGGCGCTAATCCTCAAATGGGTCGGGACCCTCTCCCGCGAACATGGGCTGACGATCGTCATGACGACGCATCATCCCCATCATGCTCTGGCCGTCGCCGACGCCGCGCTACTAATGCAGGGCGAAGCCGACTACACAACAGGCCCAGTCTCACAAATCCTGACGGAAGCCTCGCTCGGGCGCCTCTATGGCGCGCCGCTTAAGCGCCTTTCCTTCGAGCATGAAGGCCGACGAATCGAGACCTTCGCCGCCATCCCGCCAGTACGTAGCTCCGCTGGAAAGGACCACTGGGGCGACGCCTCCTAA
- a CDS encoding FecCD family ABC transporter permease, whose protein sequence is MDATKIVPAFLFLILALLVLFSLTLGRYPVPFPEVVRIVLTTSPLGAHIDDADTPRIVVEIVRAPRILLVTLCGMGLALSGAAMQGVFRNPLVGPEIAGVSSGAALGGVVAILLSWPPLAVTGLAFALGLLALAAAFGLARIAGRASTLALVLSGVIVGGFCSALVGLVQTLADPTTRLPSIVYWLLGSFIGATSSQVVIVASITLFAGGLLLALRWRINLLSLGDADASSLGVNIELLRWSLMGLVALIVAAQVSVSGGVGWVGLIVPHLARMLVGPDHVRLLPTAAFLGGIYLLAMDDVARSATEQEIPIGLLTSVIGTPIFAFLFWKTQSKGWTRE, encoded by the coding sequence ATGGACGCGACGAAGATTGTCCCCGCCTTCCTGTTTCTGATCCTCGCCCTGCTGGTATTGTTCTCCCTGACGCTTGGACGCTATCCGGTTCCCTTTCCTGAAGTCGTGCGCATTGTTTTGACGACGTCTCCTCTCGGCGCCCATATCGACGACGCCGACACGCCGCGCATTGTGGTCGAGATCGTGCGCGCGCCCCGCATCCTGCTGGTAACTTTGTGCGGAATGGGCCTTGCGCTGTCCGGGGCCGCGATGCAGGGAGTCTTCCGCAATCCGCTCGTCGGACCCGAGATCGCAGGGGTTTCCTCCGGGGCGGCGCTCGGCGGCGTTGTCGCCATTCTTCTCTCCTGGCCCCCACTTGCGGTGACGGGTCTTGCCTTCGCCTTGGGGCTTCTGGCGCTTGCCGCGGCCTTCGGTCTCGCACGCATCGCCGGACGCGCGAGCACGCTTGCTCTCGTGCTTTCAGGCGTCATCGTCGGCGGCTTCTGCAGTGCGCTCGTCGGCCTCGTCCAGACGCTGGCCGATCCCACTACCAGGCTGCCCTCGATCGTCTATTGGCTGCTCGGCAGCTTCATAGGAGCGACCTCCAGCCAGGTCGTGATCGTCGCTTCCATCACCCTATTCGCTGGCGGGCTACTCCTCGCGCTGCGCTGGCGGATCAATTTGCTTTCGCTTGGCGATGCAGACGCATCCTCGCTCGGCGTCAACATTGAGCTCCTGCGCTGGAGCCTGATGGGCCTCGTCGCCTTGATCGTCGCAGCCCAGGTCTCGGTTTCCGGCGGCGTCGGCTGGGTAGGTCTCATCGTGCCCCATCTTGCCCGCATGCTGGTCGGTCCTGACCATGTCAGGCTGCTTCCAACGGCGGCGTTTCTTGGCGGCATCTACCTTCTTGCGATGGACGACGTCGCCCGTAGCGCAACGGAACAAGAAATCCCAATCGGTCTGCTGACCAGCGTCATCGGCACGCCGATCTTCGCCTTTCTGTTCTGGAAGACACAGTCGAAAGGCTGGACGCGTGAATAG